A genomic window from Silene latifolia isolate original U9 population chromosome Y, ASM4854445v1, whole genome shotgun sequence includes:
- the LOC141631180 gene encoding uncharacterized protein LOC141631180, with protein sequence MFDCHLNVEVCSTINAVKYLYKYVYKGHDRILFKVAEGTASMLVDEIEMYQSGRWVSPPEAAWRIFGFNLFDTYPPVQPLPVHTPNGQLVRFSENEELANVVADEARAKTMLTEFFKANSSMEDSQRYLYSEFPEHFVWNDKKKFWKPRDRGVVVGRVAHASPGEGERYYLRLLLAHVRGPKSFEDLKTVDGICCVSFQEAALKRGILKEDNAADMCMDEAVQVKMPNALRRLFATILIFSCPNNPAEFWEKYDCPLSEDFRKQFPGDEAKVLQLTRGRSAILEGMGKTFKQFGLDHLHFEQQAILQCTRDISDALNAPVPLLQLASRKQLNVRQRTAYKSIIEHVKAAKGGAFFIDGPGGTGKTFLYGALYAKVRSMGKICLATTTSGIAASNLPTGRTTHFRFKIPLDTEETLTCDVPKQGGLACLIREAALIIWDEASMAKRENIEVVNMLFQDVCNSSLLFGGKVIVFGGDFRQVLPVLPRRTQQEAVEASIVSSPIWQELTKFQLTENIRAKEDPVFSEFLLKLGNGELQTEESSLVALSQQLILEIKKGRTTRIDID encoded by the coding sequence ATGTTTGACTGTCACTTAAATGTAGAGGTTTGCTCTACTATTAATGCAGTCAAGtacttgtataaatatgtatacAAAGGTCATGATCGAATCTTGTTCAAAGTGGCGGAAGGGACTGCTTCTATGTTGGTggatgaaattgaaatgtatcAATCTGGTAGGTGGGTATCACCTCCAGAGGCAGCGTGGCGGATTTTTGGTTTCAACCTGTTCGATACATACCCACCTGTGCAGCCTTTGCCAGTTCACACACCCAATGGTCAGTTGGTCAGGTTTTCAGAGAACGAAGAACTGGCAAACGTCGTTGCTGACGAAGCAAGGGCCAAAACTATGCTCACTGAATTTTTCAAAGCAAATTCAAGCATGGAAGACAGCCAACGATATCTTTACAGTGAGTTTCCTGAGCATTTTGTCTGGAATGATAAAAAGAAATTTTGGAAACCAAGGGATCGTGGAGTAGTGGTTGGAAGAGTTGCGCATGCTTCGCCAGGAGAAGGTGAGCGCTATTACTTAAGGTTGCTTCTAGCGCACGTTAGAGGCCCTAAATCATTTGAAGACCTAAAAACAGTGGACGGTATTTGCTGTGTATCATTTCAAGAAGCAGCATTAAAGAGGGGAATTCTTAAAGAAGATAACGCTGCAGATATGTGTATGGATGAAGCTGTCCAAGTTAAAATGCCAAATGCACTTAGGAGACTGTTTGCAACTATACTTATTTTCAGCTGCCCAAACAATCCGGCTGAATTTTGGGAAAAATATGACTGCCCACTCTCGGAAGATTTTCGAAAACAATTTCCTGGGGATGAAGCAAAGGTGTTGCAGCTAACAAGAGGAAGGTCGGCGATTTTGGAGGGGATGGGGAAGACGTTTAAACAGTTTGGTTTGGACCATTTACACTTTGAACAACAAGCAATATTACAGTGTACAAGGGATATCAGTGATGCTTTGAACGCTCCAGTGCCCCTTCTACAGCTTGCTTCTCGAAAACAGTTAAATGTTAGGCAACGCACTGCGTACAAGTCAATCATTGAACATGTAAAGGCTGCAAAAGGAGGCGCATTTTTTATAGATGGACCGGGTGGGACTGGGAAGACTTTCTTGTATGGAGCTTTGTATGCGAAGGTCCGTTCAATGGGAAAAATATGCTTAGCAACAACTACCTCTGGAATAGCTGCATCGAATTTGCCCACTGGCCGAACCACCCATTTCAGGTTTAAGATCCCTCTTGATACTGAAGAAACATTAACGTGCGATGTCCCTAAACAAGGGGGATTAGCATGCTTAATAAGGGAAGCTGCCTTGATCATTTGGGATGAAGCTTCAATGGCTAAAAGGGAGAATATTGAGGTTGTAAATATGCTATTCCAAGACGTATGCAATAGTTCACTGTTATTTGGTGGCAAAGTAATAGTTTTTGGGGGAGACTTTCGCCAGGTACTGCCTGTTCTTCCAAGGCGTACACAGCAGGAAGCAGTTGAAGCTAGCATTGTCAGTTCTCCTATTTGGCAAGAGCTAACCAAATTTCAGTTAACTGAGAATATAAGGGCAAAGGAAGACCCCGTTTTTTCAGAATTTCTACTCAAGTTGGGCAATGGTGAATTGCAAACAGAGGAAAGCAGTTTAGTGGCATTGTCACAACAGCTGATCCTTGAAATAAAAAAAGGCAGAACCACCAGAATAGACATTGATTGA
- the LOC141631181 gene encoding uncharacterized protein LOC141631181 produces the protein MADALGGKPVPFEPVKLKQPTYCAHCGAKKFEFESAGLCCCNGEIQLVVNEYPEELLRLYTARDEQSKHFQIYSRLYNNLFAFSSLGGTFGAETYKGIYVFKAQGQVYHNLPDLIPMDNIPRYLQLYFYDGQYEKENRLRLFSNLNEQMITLLMGIMDDNPYGKFFRSLQEIEVTENTRIVLSTDPANDQHIYNAPTSDEVAAVWPDNTAMRENEGPHIIAYGKGSQNHRIRHFYGCYDPLQYPLLLPKGDSGWHQGLKKKSSPTFNAESNTSFPMSAATDDMPETLIDAEIANAARRHTRADKRISCREYYAYKFQIRPGNFLLRGGRIFQQYIVDMYVKIENTRLDFLRLSQDTIRADLYQGILDTLQLGENCANNVGKRIILPPSFLGGPRDMRRRYLNAMALVQKYGKPDLFITMTCNPNWPEIKAELSPGEEAHNRSDLVARVFHAKLTMLRKQIKEKQIFGEVAAMINVVEFQKRGLPHAHFLIILKPAYKITAPEKFDRYVSAGIPSNDNPHLRAAVLKHMMHGPCGVDFPKCACMKVKDKQKNAKKIIQKTLENLPQMAKTHIHCISVGILVNKLL, from the exons ATGGCAGATGCTTTGGGTGGGAAGCCTGTGCCATTTGAACCTGTTAAATTAAAACAGCCAACCTATTGTGCTCATTGTGGAGCAAAGAAATTTGAGTTCGAGTCGGCGGGCCTATGTTGCTGTAACGGAGAAATTCAATTGGTTGTTAATGAATATCCGGAAGAATTACTTCGATTGTATACTGCAAGGGATGAACAGTCAAAGCATTTCCAGATATATTCCAGGTTATATAATAACCTTTTTGCTTTCAGTTCTTTGGGGGGAACTTTTGGAGCAGAAACTTACAAAGGGATATACGTGTTCAAAGCACAGGGCCAGGTTTATCATAATTTGCCAGATCTAATACCTATGGATAATATTCCTAGGTACTTGCAGCTATATTTTTATGATGGTCAATATGAAAAGGAAAATCGCTTGCGACTGTTTTCTAATTTGAATGAACAAATGATCACTCTTCTAATGGGAATTATGGATGATAATCCATATGGGAAGTTCTTTAGATCATTACAAGAAATAGAGGTCACTGAGAATACAAGGATAGTTTTGAGCACTGATCCAGCGAACGATCAGCATATATATAATGCACCCACATCTGATGAAGTTGCAGCAGTTTGGCCAGATAACACAGCTATGCGGGAAAATGAAGGTCCTCATATTATTGCATATGGAAAAGGTTCACAAAACCATAGAATTCGGCATTTTTATGGGTGTTATGATCCTCTACAGTACCCACTGCTATTGCCAAAGGGAGATAGTGGGTGGCACCAAGGattgaaaaaaaaatccagccCAACATTTAACGCTGAATCAAATACTTCATTTCCGATGTCTGCAGCTACTGATGACATGCCTGAGACTCTTATTGACGCAGAAATAGCAA ATGCTGCTAGGAGGCATACAAGAGCAGATAAGCGTATTTCTTGTCGAGAATATTATGCATACAAATTCCAGATTAGGCCCGGTAACTTTCTGCTGAGAGGAGGTAGGATTTTCCAGCAGTACATAGTGGATATGTATGTGAAGATTGAAAATACACGCCTCGACTTTTTACGATTGAGTCAGGATACTATAAGAGCAGACCTGTATCAAGGGATTCTTGATACGTTGCAGCTTGGAGAGAACTGTGCAAATAATGTGGGAAAGAggataatactccctccttccTTCCTAGGGGGGCCAAGAGACATGAGGAGAAGATATTTAAATGCAATGGCACTTGTGCAAAAATATGGTAAACCTGATCTCTTTATAACTATGACGTGCAATCCTAACTGGCCAGAAATAAAAGCAGAGCTCTCGCCTGGAGAAGAAGCACATAATAGGTCAGATTTAGTCGCCAGGGTATTTCATGCAAAGCTAACAATGCTTAGAAAGCAGATTAAGGAAAAACAGATATTTGGGGAAGTTGCAGCTATGATTAATGTAGTTGAGTTCCAAAAGCGTGGGTTACCGCATGCACACTTTCTCATTATCCTCAAACCCGCATACAAAATTACTGCCCCTGAAAAGTTTGATAGATATGTATCAGCTGGAATACCTTCAAATGATAACCCACACTTAAGAGCAGCTGTGTTAAAACACATGATGCACGGGCCATGTGGTGTTGATTTCCCAAAATGCGCATGTATGAAAGTTAAAGATAAGCAAAAAAATGCGAAAAAAATTATCCAAAAAACTTTAGAGAATTTACCACAAATGGCAAAGACTCATATCCATTGTATAAGCGTAGGGATACTGGTGAACAAGTTGTTGTGA